The DNA region GCCTGCGGTCTAGATTAGATGTAACCTTTTCGCACtctttatttttttttctggtTCGGATACGTGCGTTACTAGACAGGGCACGAGATGTGTCGCGTGCAAGGGAACATATGAACTCTTTTATTTATTCATTCACTGAGATTCAAAACGCCTGTAGGccttttcccccctccccccttgtCTTCTAAACTACCTCCTGTCCGAGGATGCTGTCTacgccctggccctgctgccgacgacgctgcgggcgccggctGCCAGGCTCTGgagcgtctcgtcgtcgagcttggGCAGCGGCCAGTCGCCGGCCCGggtgggggcgggcaggaagccggcggcgatgaggtaCGCTAGGTATCTGCCGAggatgtcgacgtcgacggcgctcttggcgagcgcgtcggcctggccggTGTAGCGCtggagcgcggcggcggcgttgcggtCATCGAGCTCCGGAGCGATGGtgtcggcgggcaggtcgccgacgacgaagtgGAAGAGCGGGAGCAGGGCGTGCTCCTCCTTCGAGGCGTCGCCGATgtagtcgacgacgcggtcgcgCCACTCGCTGTAGGGGACGCGAGGCACCGAGTGGCCGTAgacctcgagggcgccgatCCAGTCGTTGAGGGTGACGCGCGGGTGCGAGGTTAGCTGGGCCACGCCGAGGGGTTGGCCGGCGAGCACAGCGGGCAgctgcagggccgccgcgacggtgaTGCGGGCGACTTGCTTGACGGGCACCGTGTTGACCGTATTGGCGATATCAGGCCGCGCACCCACCTGCAGGCAGCCCTTCCAAAGGCGGACGAGGAAGTCGTCGGTGACGGACATGCCCGTGTCCGGGTCGCCCGTCACGTAGCCCGGGCGGACCACGGCACCCACGAGCCCTCGCTTGCCGGCCTCACGCACCATGTACTCGCTCGCCCACTTGGACTGGCCGTAGCCCGTGCCTAGGCCCTTGCGGCTgccctcgaggtcgtcggcctcgagcacggGCGACTGGCGCGAGAGGTCGACGTAGTGGGCGCTGTCAAGCGTTGACGTCGAGCTCACAAACGCGAGACGCTTGGACTTGCCCGTCGCGCAGAGTCCGACGCACGCCAGTGTACTGAGCACGTTAGCCGCGCGCAGGCTCGAGTACGGCAGCATCCAGTTGACTTGAGCGCCGTTGTGGATGATGACGTCGACTTCCTGCGTGACCCGCTGCCACGCCTCGGCAGACAGGCCGAGATCCTGCTTGGAGATGTCGCCAACAACGGCCTCAAGCCGCGAGTCCGCTGCCCACGACGACTTCCACAAGCCGTACGCCTTGCTGGTTGtctcgaggcgcgcgagcccggcggcggcatcgggtGCCCGAACGTGCGCCACGACGCGCGCTGCCTTGGCGgggccctcgagcagctcgtggAGGATATAGGAGCCCAGAaagccggtggcgccggTGAGGAGCACGACGGGGGAGGACggggcctcggccggcgcgcttTGGATGGACGCGGGCAGCTGCCGCACCAGCTCGCGAGCGTCCGCGGCATAcgcctcgtcaccggcgccgctgtcggccgGTAGCGGCATcgcgtcgaggcgcaggccgaTGGGGTCCTGAGCGCGGTCGATCTCGGCGGAGAGGGCCTCAAGAGTCTGTGACTGGAAGATGACGCGCACTGGCAGGTCGATGCCTTTCCATTCCTGCTTGAGCTTGAAGAACATTTGCTGCGCGAGGATGGAGTGGCCCCCCTCGTCGAAGAAGTTGGACGCGGGCACGAACATGCGGGCGGTGCGGTTGGGCAGGACGCTCGCCCAgatggccgccagccgccgctgcgtcTCCGTCATGTTGGCCGCCGtgaccgacgacgccctcctcTTGCCGAGCATAGCGAggtccgccgcgtcggggAAGGGGAGAGCGGGCCGGTCGACCTTGCCGTTGGGGTTCAGGGGCATGCGCACCAGCGGGATGAAGATGCTAGGGACGGCGTACTTGGGCACCTTAGCGGCGAGGAACGACCTGCAGTCGTCGGTAAGGGACTTGAAGCGGCGCAGCATGGCGCCCATGGACTCGTCGACCTCCTGGGCGCTATCCTGCTCCAGATGCTGGAGCCAACGCTTGGTTTCGGGAACAAAGTATGTGACTAGCGTCTGCTCCTCGTTCTTgtcgcggcggacgacggtGATGTTCTCGCGGACGTATGGATGCTGCGACAGCGAGGCGTCGATCTCGCCCAGCTCGATGCGGAAGCCGCGGATCTTGACCTGAGAATCGATCCGCCCTGTGCACTCGACGCTACCATCttcgcgacggcgacccaGGTCACCGGTACGGTACAGGCGGTCACGCGGGCCTTTGTAGAACGCGGTCCACGGCGCATCgtaggcgccggcggcgcgctgtcGCTCGTACTCGCGCGTCCACTGGGAGGGGTCGACGAACCAGTTGGTCAGGAACTTGTCGCGGTTAAGCTGGgtcgtcttctcgtcgtcgcccaggtagccctcggcgaggccggcggcgcggatgaagagctcgccctgctcgccgatgccgcaCAGCTTGCTCCGGTCGTCGCGGTCAACTACGAGCAGCTGCACGTTGCGcatgccctggccgacggGCATAATGTCGGGAAGACCCTCGAAGAAGGCCTCATCTTCGTTCTGGCTCGGGATCTCGAAGAAGGAGACGGCGCGCTGCGACTCGGTCGAGCCGTACAGGTTGATGATGCGGACGTTGGGAGCCAGGTCGCGCAGCTTGCGGCAGTCCTTCTTGGTcagcaggtcgccgacgaaAAAGGCGTTGCGCAGCGTGGGGAACTGcgtcacggcgccgccgacgaggatctGGCCCATGGCCGGGGTGAGATGGGTGACGGTGACGCGGTGGTCACGCATCCACTCGGCGAGCACCTCATAGCTGATGAGCTCCGCTGGGGGGATGATGATCTgagcgccgaggaagagaggCGTAAAGATGTCTCGCTGCGCATCACATCAGCCTTGCGTCCTCGCGAGTAGCCAGCAAGTCTCGTACCTGTATGGGGTCGTGAGCGATGCCTGAGAGCATGGTGAACCTGTCCTTGTCGGAAAGGCCGAAGCGCTCGGCCATCCAAGGGAAGTAGTGGGTCAGGGAGAAGTGCCGGCCCTGGACGCCCTTGGGACGGCCCTCGGAGCCGCTGGTGAAGCTGAGGGTTGGGATAGAGTCGGGGCCAACAACGACGCCTGGCACCTGCGCTCGGGCGGACGCGTGGGAGGCGAGCACGTCGTGGccgttggcgtcgccgcccttgaggccgccatcgtcgagcagctgcagaGCTGGGACGGTGCTCTTGATTTGCAGCCCGTTGGCGACAAAGTCTCTGACGAGGGAAGACAGCTCGCCAAACTCGTCAATGGCGCGCTGGATGCAGACGAGGAAGCGCGGGTTGGCGACCTCGAGCAGGACCTTTTGGCGCTCGGGCGGGTACTGGGGGTCGAGGACGCTCACGGTGGCACCGGCCTTGAGGGCGCCCATGTAGGCAACGACGAGATCGACGCTGCGAGGATGTGTCAACGGGCATGCGCGCGGTATAGATggggcggagggggagaCGGGGCTGACCCTCGGTAGGCGTAAATGGCGACGACATCTCCGACCCGGCAGCCGTTGGCGAGGAAGTGATGGGCGAGCTGATTGGAGCTCTCGTTGATCTGGCGGTAAGTAAAGGTGCGCTCGGGGCCGTGGGAGCTCCTCGTCTCGACGACACACGCGCGGTCGGGGAACTGGGCAGCGTTGGAGGCAAATATCTCGTGGATGGCTGCCGTCGGTCAGCAGCGAGcgccgggaggaggaggaggggtctGGACTGGGCTCAATGGCTCGTACCGCCGCGGTAAGCCCCCCAGTCGAGGTCAATCGTGGGATCTGGCTGGCTCGGGGGCGCCATGGTGCGTGCAATGGCGATGGGACGTGTCGTGCCAGATGTGAGTGGTTGTGCGTGTGAGTTGGGGTGACGCCCGAGATGGCCATGGGAATGAAttctgctgcccgcccgggTGAATTGAGTCacggcccctccctcccccaccaGCACACTGCAGCTCCAGCTACCTACATTGCACCCCGCCAGCGGATGGGCCGCACGCAGAGCACACCGACATCGCAGGTGGACGCCACAGCAGCGATTTCCAATCGTGGCAAGGGTGCCCATCAGTCAAGGGCACCGCCACAGATGCCACCGCCACAGACGGGACTTGGGTTTGCAGGCCCGGCACCAGGAAgcccccaccaccatcagcccCCCGACCCCTTGTGGCGGTGTGCCCTGCAATTGTTGATGGCAGCCTGCTTACAGGGTCGTTCCCTGCCGAGCGTGCGTGGCGCATCAACTTAATGGACAAGTTCCTCAGGTCCGTCCGGAGTAACGTAGTGACTGACTTCTTGGGGGTATCAGCCTCGTCCGcttggcggccaggcagcctcctccctcccgtctgcCACGCCAATGTCTGTCCATTGCCTTCTGTGGGCCGTCGCACAACAATCAATGGAaacggccgcgacggctcgcacgcgccgccgttcGGCCGAAGCTCGCCCGATATCCCCCTGACACCCCGTCAGCGAGGCGCATATCTGCCGGTAGAAGCAGGGAgccctcatcgccgcaaGCAAAGCGGCCCCCCCACCCCACTCGTCCACCCTCGTCCCCCACTCGGCCATCACAAGGGTAGGGTGGACGAGTGAGTGGGCATGCCGCATGGGTGCCACCACTGGACCCAGGTTGGCTTGGatcttgcttgcttgcatgCTTGCCCTCCCAACTACCGCTTCGGCTATCACAatgcggggggggggaagcaGCCCTACGGATGACCACCCCCCCACCGGGTCACGATGCCAGGCTgcccgcacgcacgcacccatCATGCGGCAAGAACGACAAGGTGTTTGGGACCGCCCGACAACAaccggcgggcgagcgccgaGGTTACTATtcccgccggccgcggccgtgttTTATCACCGAGGGCGCCGGACCGTGGCGTGCGACCGGCGCACAAAAGACAG from Purpureocillium takamizusanense chromosome 3, complete sequence includes:
- the LYS2 gene encoding L-2-aminoadipate reductase (COG:Q~BUSCO:EOG092603D0~antiSMASH:Cluster_3.1~EggNog:ENOG503NWTQ~SMCOG1002:AMP-dependent synthetase and ligase), producing MGALKAGATVSVLDPQYPPERQKVLLEVANPRFLVCIQRAIDEFGELSSLVRDFVANGLQIKSTVPALQLLDDGGLKGGDANGHDVLASHASARAQVPGVVVGPDSIPTLSFTSGSEGRPKGVQGRHFSLTHYFPWMAERFGLSDKDRFTMLSGIAHDPIQRDIFTPLFLGAQIIIPPAELISYEVLAEWMRDHRVTVTHLTPAMGQILVGGAVTQFPTLRNAFFVGDLLTKKDCRKLRDLAPNVRIINLYGSTESQRAVSFFEIPSQNEDEAFFEGLPDIMPVGQGMRNVQLLVVDRDDRSKLCGIGEQGELFIRAAGLAEGYLGDDEKTTQLNRDKFLTNWFVDPSQWTREYERQRAAGAYDAPWTAFYKGPRDRLYRTGDLGRRREDGSVECTGRIDSQVKIRGFRIELGEIDASLSQHPYVRENITVVRRDKNEEQTLVTYFVPETKRWLQHLEQDSAQEVDESMGAMLRRFKSLTDDCRSFLAAKVPKYAVPSIFIPLVRMPLNPNGKVDRPALPFPDAADLAMLGKRRASSVTAANMTETQRRLAAIWASVLPNRTARMFVPASNFFDEGGHSILAQQMFFKLKQEWKGIDLPVRVIFQSQTLEALSAEIDRAQDPIGLRLDAMPLPADSGAGDEAYAADARELVRQLPASIQSAPAEAPSSPVVLLTGATGFLGSYILHELLEGPAKAARVVAHVRAPDAAAGLARLETTSKAYGLWKSSWAADSRLEAVVGDISKQDLGLSAEAWQRVTQEVDVIIHNGAQVNWMLPYSSLRAANVLSTLACVGLCATGKSKRLAFVSSTSTLDSAHYVDLSRQSPVLEADDLEGSRKGLGTGYGQSKWASEYMVREAGKRGLVGAVVRPGYVTGDPDTGMSVTDDFLVRLWKGCLQVGARPDIANTVNTVPVKQVARITVAAALQLPAVLAGQPLGVAQLTSHPRVTLNDWIGALEVYGHSVPRVPYSEWRDRVVDYIGDASKEEHALLPLFHFVVGDLPADTIAPELDDRNAAAALQRYTGQADALAKSAVDVDILGRYLAYLIAAGFLPAPTRAGDWPLPKLDDETLQSLAAGARSVVGSRARA
- the LYS2 gene encoding L-2-aminoadipate reductase (COG:Q~BUSCO:EOG092603D0~antiSMASH:Cluster_3.1~EggNog:ENOG503NWTQ~SMCOG1002:AMP-dependent synthetase and ligase) — encoded protein: MAPPSQPDPTIDLDWGAYRGAIHEIFASNAAQFPDRACVVETRSSHGPERTFTYRQINESSNQLAHHFLANGCRVGDVVAIYAYRGVDLVVAYMGALKAGATVSVLDPQYPPERQKVLLEVANPRFLVCIQRAIDEFGELSSLVRDFVANGLQIKSTVPALQLLDDGGLKGGDANGHDVLASHASARAQVPGVVVGPDSIPTLSFTSGSEGRPKGVQGRHFSLTHYFPWMAERFGLSDKDRFTMLSGIAHDPIQRDIFTPLFLGAQIIIPPAELISYEVLAEWMRDHRVTVTHLTPAMGQILVGGAVTQFPTLRNAFFVGDLLTKKDCRKLRDLAPNVRIINLYGSTESQRAVSFFEIPSQNEDEAFFEGLPDIMPVGQGMRNVQLLVVDRDDRSKLCGIGEQGELFIRAAGLAEGYLGDDEKTTQLNRDKFLTNWFVDPSQWTREYERQRAAGAYDAPWTAFYKGPRDRLYRTGDLGRRREDGSVECTGRIDSQVKIRGFRIELGEIDASLSQHPYVRENITVVRRDKNEEQTLVTYFVPETKRWLQHLEQDSAQEVDESMGAMLRRFKSLTDDCRSFLAAKVPKYAVPSIFIPLVRMPLNPNGKVDRPALPFPDAADLAMLGKRRASSVTAANMTETQRRLAAIWASVLPNRTARMFVPASNFFDEGGHSILAQQMFFKLKQEWKGIDLPVRVIFQSQTLEALSAEIDRAQDPIGLRLDAMPLPADSGAGDEAYAADARELVRQLPASIQSAPAEAPSSPVVLLTGATGFLGSYILHELLEGPAKAARVVAHVRAPDAAAGLARLETTSKAYGLWKSSWAADSRLEAVVGDISKQDLGLSAEAWQRVTQEVDVIIHNGAQVNWMLPYSSLRAANVLSTLACVGLCATGKSKRLAFVSSTSTLDSAHYVDLSRQSPVLEADDLEGSRKGLGTGYGQSKWASEYMVREAGKRGLVGAVVRPGYVTGDPDTGMSVTDDFLVRLWKGCLQVGARPDIANTVNTVPVKQVARITVAAALQLPAVLAGQPLGVAQLTSHPRVTLNDWIGALEVYGHSVPRVPYSEWRDRVVDYIGDASKEEHALLPLFHFVVGDLPADTIAPELDDRNAAAALQRYTGQADALAKSAVDVDILGRYLAYLIAAGFLPAPTRAGDWPLPKLDDETLQSLAAGARSVVGSRARA